In uncultured Methanobrevibacter sp., the sequence TTATTTAAAACTTGATTTTCAATATCTGGTGAAGATGCAGAATACTGGATGTTAAAGTTGATATAATCAATAGCTGATTTTTCTTTTTGATTTAAATTAATTGGGTTTCACTTTAACGTCAGGGTTTTCAGATTTGAATTCTGATTTGTGACCTGGATATATATGAGATGGTTTTGGAAAGTGAGTTTTGAATTGGTGATGGCTATTGGTTAGGATATTTCTAAAACCTCCGGATTATCCGCCGGCAAGTATTGTTTTAGTTCCTTCTTCGGAAATTTCTTCTTTTTTAAATTCGACATCATATTTTACTGTTTCAATAACTTCTTTTAGTGCATCAAGGGTTTCTCCACGATGAGCTCCTAAAACTGCAACTAAAAACAGCATGTCGCCGGTGTAGAACTCTCCGATGTAGTGTACAACTGAGATTTCATGAACATTATATTTGATTTTAGCGTTTTCAGCAATCTTTTCGATTTCCTTTTTGGTTTTTTCCTTGTCGGGAGTTGTCAATATCAACTTTTTAAGGTTCATATTTTCTTCTTTTCCACGTACTATTCCTTCAAATGTGAAGATTGCACCGGAATAATCCACTTTGTTGGATTTTTTCAATTCATCGATTAAATCAGCGGTTGTGATTTTATCTTCTTTTGCTTCAATGACTCTTACGACCATTATTTCATCTCCAGTATAATAATATAATTAAATTAATATAAATAACTATTGTTATATGTCACTAATTTCCTTAACTGACAAATTTTTTATTCTTTCAATACCATTTATTTCAGCTATAACGTCTGCTGTTGCCTTTGGAACCAGTTCCTGCCAGTCATCATCTTCAAGAATGCGTTTTCTAACTTCAGTTCCGGATAAATGAATGCGGTCATAAAGAGGTGGCTGTCTGACCTCAAATCCTTCCTCTGAAAATAACTGCTTGACTAAAGGATTTCCTGAATAAACGATTGAAAAAGGAGGGGTTAACATTTTCACATGTGAAACCCAAATGGCATTGAAATTGATGTCCTGCATTGGAATAATGTAGTATCTGCTTGAATCGACTCCGGCATCAGCCAGTGCCTGTGACATCATAACGATTCGCTCACCTGCAGTAAAAGGATCTTTCAGCTCATGGCTCAGCTGTGCGCTTCCGATACCTATAATGATTTCATCAACTTCATCTAAAATCTTACTAATGACCTGCATATGGCCATTGTGTACTGGCTGCATTCTTCCTATAAGTATTCCTCGTACTTTTTCCATTTAAACCACACTCATGGATTCAATTCATCTAAACATTTAATTAACTTATCAGCAGTATTCTGTTTTTCACTTAAATTATTTGTAATTGATGTTTCAACTAGTATTGTATTGATACCCTTATTAGCTATAGGTTGTGTTACTTTTTCAGGACTTGTTCCTTCGGTAAAATTGAAATCAACCAGACCAACGCCGTCAGATAACTTACTTATATAATTGTCTATTGTATCTGTTCTGTTTGACAGGCTAAAGAGGAAATTCGAATATTCATAAACCGGATCTATTTCATGTATGTCAGTAACGATAAAAGGGTTGTCCTTTTCAATATTCGGAACGATATATTTGTTGGCCAGTGATTCTCCGGCTGCTCTTGTGTCATCTCTTGAAGTTAGGTTATCTATAGTTTTAACATAATAAATAACGTATTTTTTAGTTAAGTTTTTAGCACCGTTTTCGGAAGTGATATTATATATTGTTCTGTTTACGGCCTCATGAATTTCATGTTCTCTCGGATGGACTCCTAAAATAATCCCAACTGTGTCTTTTGAATTGGTATTGCCTGCAATAATCTTGTAAACAGTACCGTTTGAATCATTTCCAACGGTAGTGACTTCATAGGAATTTTTACCATCATTGGATGTGAATATGATTGCTAAATTAAATATTACAATAGCAATAAGAACCAATACTATTATTT encodes:
- a CDS encoding molybdenum cofactor biosynthesis protein MoaE, whose product is MVVRVIEAKEDKITTADLIDELKKSNKVDYSGAIFTFEGIVRGKEENMNLKKLILTTPDKEKTKKEIEKIAENAKIKYNVHEISVVHYIGEFYTGDMLFLVAVLGAHRGETLDALKEVIETVKYDVEFKKEEISEEGTKTILAGG
- a CDS encoding nicotinamide-nucleotide adenylyltransferase encodes the protein MEKVRGILIGRMQPVHNGHMQVISKILDEVDEIIIGIGSAQLSHELKDPFTAGERIVMMSQALADAGVDSSRYYIIPMQDINFNAIWVSHVKMLTPPFSIVYSGNPLVKQLFSEEGFEVRQPPLYDRIHLSGTEVRKRILEDDDWQELVPKATADVIAEINGIERIKNLSVKEISDI